From Macaca mulatta isolate MMU2019108-1 chromosome 1, T2T-MMU8v2.0, whole genome shotgun sequence, the proteins below share one genomic window:
- the LOC144338706 gene encoding uncharacterized protein LOC144338706 yields the protein MVQQNEKISATPNNVNESRTKHLTTSWHSVQTNEVPALVPELVPKTPCYARCNPFRKGRTWRSTIGAPGKDQGARISREEKAIPSVSAASIIRISFSTKQATGVRLNNPGAAAKATQKNAGATGRDAYAPQPRLLGSRPASVRVQSPAELAASSAGSHGAHRVTALPPLPPPPPPPLPVIDARGSLEARAAPQHQAEQRAQPTGGTDRHAQPTRPAPAPRQPDTLPKKGSHKMESQLVILLLRAAAGKNTITSPRAPAWRCLLLRWFPPKSSGSGSPRELQGRSYRRSSITAHSLPCLVLPGKP from the exons ATGgttcagcaaaatgaaaaaatttcagCTACACCCAACAATGTGAATGAATCCAGGACGAAACATTTAACAACCAGTTGGCACAGTGTCCAAACAAATGAAGTCCCTGCCCTAGTGCCAGAGCTGGTACCCAAGACCCCCTGCTATGCCAGATGTAATCCCTTTAGAAAGGGGCGGACTTGGAGAAGTACCATAGGAGCACCTGGGAAGGATCAG GGGGCTAGGATTAGTAGGGAAGAGAAAGCTATCCCTTCTGTCTCAGCAGCCAGCATCATACGAATCTCATTCTCAACCAAGCAGGCTACTGGAGTCCGCCTAAACAATCCCGGAGCAGCAGCCAAGGCAACACAAAAAAACGCAGGTGCCACGGGACGCGATGCCTATGCCCCCCAGCCCAGGCTCCTCGGGAGCAGGCCCGCCAGTGTGCGAGTGCAGAGCCCAGCAGAGCTTGCTGCAAGCAGCGCTGGATCGCACGGCGCGCACAGGGTTACAGCCctgccgccgctgccgccgccgccgccgccgccgctgcctgTGATTGACGCGCGGGGGTCACTTGAGGCTCGCGCCGCTCCCCAGCACCAGGCCGAGCAGCGCGCTCAGCCCACCGGGGGCACCGACCGCCACGCGCAGCCCACCCGGCCAGCCCCTGCGCCTCGGCAGCCGGACACCTTGCCTAAGAAAGGCAGCCACAAAATGGAATCGCAGCTCGTTATTTTGCTTCTCCGTGCGGCCGCAGGCAAAAACACAATCACAAG CCCCAGAGCTCCAGCATGGCGCTGTCTGCTTCTCCGCTGGTTCCCGCCTAAGAGCAGTGGCAGTGGCTCACCTCGGGAACTACAGGGGCGCTCCTACCGCCGCTCCAGCATCACAGCCCATTCCCTCCCTTGCCTAGTCCTGCCAGGCAAACCGTGA